From the Clostridium putrefaciens genome, one window contains:
- a CDS encoding APC family permease, with amino-acid sequence MFDNKKLGFWSIVLLGINAIIGSGIFLLPNQAMLLIGPFSMVVIVFDMLLVISIAMCFAEAGGMFKKNGGPYVYAREAFGDFIGFEVGFMKWAISIIAWSTMAVAFSTALAKVWPAAADKTISNIIVVCILVGLGLVNILGVNISKALNNIITIGKLVPLVMFVAIGIFYIKGSNFTPVFPSGSYVGGSFGAAALLIFYAFTGFESIAVAAEDMDNPEKNVPKAIITVMIIVSMFYLLIQGISIGILGEGLATSKTPVADAATVFLGSFGGAIVSAGTLISIGGINIAASFITPRSGVALAKDGLIPKVIAKQGTRGTPYIAIIITVALAIPIALSGSFTKLAAISVVSRFAQYVPTCLSIIVLRKKRPDLKSSFRVPFGPVIPIIAVGVSIWLLAQSSLEKIMWGLGGLIVGVPIYFIMKSYNNKQSNTVN; translated from the coding sequence ATGTTTGATAATAAAAAACTGGGGTTTTGGAGCATTGTGCTTTTAGGTATAAATGCAATTATAGGTTCAGGTATATTTTTACTTCCAAATCAAGCTATGCTTTTAATAGGTCCTTTTAGTATGGTTGTAATAGTTTTTGATATGTTACTTGTTATAAGTATTGCTATGTGCTTTGCAGAGGCGGGTGGTATGTTTAAAAAGAATGGTGGGCCTTATGTTTATGCAAGGGAGGCCTTTGGAGATTTCATAGGTTTTGAAGTAGGTTTTATGAAGTGGGCCATAAGTATTATAGCATGGTCTACTATGGCAGTAGCCTTTTCCACGGCTTTAGCAAAAGTTTGGCCAGCAGCTGCAGATAAGACTATAAGTAATATAATAGTTGTATGTATACTAGTTGGACTTGGATTAGTAAATATATTAGGTGTTAACATATCTAAGGCATTAAATAATATAATTACAATCGGAAAATTAGTTCCACTTGTGATGTTTGTTGCTATAGGTATATTTTACATAAAGGGAAGCAATTTCACACCTGTGTTCCCAAGTGGCAGTTATGTTGGAGGCTCTTTTGGAGCAGCAGCACTTTTAATATTTTATGCATTTACGGGGTTTGAATCTATAGCAGTAGCAGCAGAGGATATGGATAACCCAGAAAAAAATGTCCCAAAGGCTATAATAACAGTTATGATAATAGTTTCTATGTTTTATTTATTAATACAAGGAATTTCCATAGGAATATTGGGTGAAGGACTTGCAACTAGTAAAACACCAGTAGCAGATGCAGCTACTGTATTTCTTGGATCTTTTGGAGGAGCGATAGTAAGTGCAGGCACTCTAATATCTATAGGAGGAATAAATATAGCGGCATCTTTTATAACTCCAAGAAGTGGTGTAGCTCTAGCAAAGGATGGATTGATACCAAAGGTTATAGCAAAACAAGGTACTAGAGGCACACCATATATAGCTATAATTATAACAGTAGCTTTAGCTATACCAATAGCTTTATCAGGAAGCTTCACTAAGCTTGCAGCTATAAGTGTTGTATCAAGATTTGCACAGTATGTACCTACATGCTTATCTATAATAGTATTAAGGAAAAAGAGGCCGGACCTCAAAAGTTCATTTAGGGTTCCTTTTGGGCCTGTAATACCTATAATAGCTGTAGGTGTAAGCATATGGCTACTTGCACAATCTTCTTTAGAAAAGATTATGTGGGGACTTGGTGGACTTATAGTTGGAGTTCCAATATACTTTATTATGAAAAGTTATAACAATAAACAAAGTAATACTGTAAATTAA
- a CDS encoding gamma-glutamyl-gamma-aminobutyrate hydrolase family protein translates to MKRKARIGISGSIIVDEGGMFPGYERAYVNDDYIKSVIKAGGIPVIIPLIKNENDIKEQLEMVDGIIISGGHDVNPLLYGEEPSQKLGGILPKRDDFDITLIKLAMEAKKPILGICRGHQLLNVVNGGNLYQDLSFIEGCYIKHNQASLSNTPTHTIKIKEGTKLREVLGEETMCNSFHHLAIKEVAKGFVASAVSKDSIIEAIEHKHEEFVIGVQWHPEMMSSENENMLSIFKGLVEACSNKI, encoded by the coding sequence ATGAAAAGAAAAGCTAGAATAGGTATATCAGGAAGTATAATTGTAGATGAAGGAGGAATGTTTCCAGGATATGAAAGGGCTTATGTAAATGATGATTATATTAAGTCTGTTATAAAAGCAGGTGGAATTCCAGTGATTATTCCACTTATAAAAAATGAAAATGATATAAAAGAACAGTTGGAAATGGTAGATGGAATTATAATATCTGGAGGTCATGATGTAAACCCGTTATTATATGGAGAAGAGCCTTCGCAAAAGCTTGGTGGAATATTACCGAAGAGGGATGACTTTGATATAACTTTAATAAAGTTAGCAATGGAAGCAAAAAAGCCTATACTCGGAATTTGTAGAGGACATCAATTGCTAAACGTTGTTAATGGGGGAAACTTATATCAAGATTTATCCTTTATAGAAGGTTGTTATATAAAACATAATCAAGCATCGCTATCAAATACGCCAACTCACACTATTAAAATAAAAGAGGGAACAAAACTAAGAGAAGTTTTAGGCGAAGAAACAATGTGTAATAGCTTTCATCATCTAGCTATTAAGGAAGTTGCCAAAGGCTTTGTAGCTTCTGCTGTATCAAAGGATAGTATTATAGAGGCTATAGAACACAAACATGAAGAATTTGTAATAGGCGTACAGTGGCATCCAGAAATGATGTCTTCAGAAAATGAAAATATGCTTTCTATATTCAAAGGACTTGTAGAAGCATGCTCAAATAAAATTTAA